From the genome of Salvia splendens isolate huo1 chromosome 7, SspV2, whole genome shotgun sequence:
AATTCACTCCTCAATGATCTCTAGTCTAGCAGAACTTCATCAGTCATCAAAGTCcgaaatgtgtgtatttttgaaaTGACTAAGTATGGAGATCAAGCAAATATTGTTCCCTTGAGATGGGATTTCCATGATCCCAAGTTTTGTCATTTCTTATCTTATTAggtttttttagtaatttagcTAAAATGtttattgttaatttttttttccacgCAGGAGGTTTGGATTCAATGAACATTTTCCCACATTTAGAACAATAGATAATTGTATGTTGTCGTGTCAAGAATTACAAGTCATGAATGATTGAAGATTTTAGTTTATATAAAAAATGTTGATGGTATTTATAATTCTATTgtcaatgttgtttacaaagaaaTTTGCTAAAATTAactaaatattattaaattgttaTTGTGTTAGTTATGGATTAATTATGTCATGTCAATAGTATTTTAGTATTTAATTGTATGGGTGGCTAAGGAATGTAAAAGTGTTTCAACcaaatttgatttaattcaaaattatttacTTTCACGGTTTTCATTATCTAATACTATGTGTTTATGATTTTATTCTGATTTCATTCAATTAATTTACACTTTAAAAATTTACAAAGAGGAAATAAAATgagaaatcaattaatttacactttaaaaatttacaaagaagaaataaaatgagTCGTGCAAGGCACGGATGTGATACTAATTTgtataaaattacttctccatATATTTGTGTTCTAGTTTCTAACTTActcctttttattttgtttcagATAATCCACAAGTCAGCCTAACATTTTGGCAAAAGATCTATGTTTCACCTTTTACATTAGCATTTTAAATTCCAGCCACAAACTATAAATAATTGTGAATCAATAAATAATTACAATTACTCATCTATTTTTATTAATCTCcaattacatttatttatttaaattatgaattctaaaaatataaattaataattaaaaaacaaaaaaggaaaattgtGGCCGTTCGCTCGCCACTTGCACCTCAACCAAGCCGCAACCACGCCACACCACCCGATCATGCCACGCAGCCCTGAATCTGGCTCCGCGCCGCAAACACTGCACTGGAGTagataatactctctccattcaTGATTAAATGCCCCATATCTGGCCGgcacatattttaataaattgtttgactttataaagtaaagtgagtagaaaaagttagtggaatgtgagacatatttttatatattagtttcataataaatgtcaatgaaatgagttagtgaattGTAGTGTCCACTaaccaaatatagtaaaagtgaaacgGGACATATATTAGCAGacagacgaaaaaggaaaaattagaCATTTAATGACACacggagagagtactaataTATACGTGGTGTACAATAATAGATTAGTTAAGAGTTACGTAGTTGTTTATATCCAAATCCAAACATATCAAAGTAGAGAGGTTGCATAGGTCATTatcctcttttggaaaaaggACAAAGAAGCGTATTTAGTACGTGGGAAATGAGTAAAATGTGACAATGACCACAGAATTGTTCCTGCAAAAAGCTTAATGTTCTTGCCCATTCGGGGGCATGGGTGCCTTTGGATTTCATCGAACATATCTAGATTAAGTTTGCCATATCTAATTCTGATacaatagtattttttttttctattttagccAGTAGTATTTTCTAGATTGAAGTCGTTATTCATGTCTTAATTTAAATATAGTCGAGATTTGTCTTTCTTGCATACAACAACAGAATATTGTAATTTGAATCGTAATTTTTGGTTAACTTCCGGTGAATCTCACAATTTCCAAATTCTACAGATTAAATAAACCCTAAAGTAAATCGAAATGATGGAAATGACGTTGTTTCATATGTACATAGACAACAACATTTGAAAAACCGTCGTTTTGTCCATGTAAAAATATTCACCTTCCACGTCGCCGCCATATTTATCGAAAAATTATTTCCATGAGACATTTGTGAAATATAGAAAATTTGTGGTTTAATTCGCGTGATTTGAAAAGCTACGAGATTGATTAGACATAAATCAAATGTTATGACTTAAATAACACTTTATTTGAgcaaccaaacaaaaaaaaattaaataaataaagtgaaATCAAAGTTGAGATAAGCTAgtatcttttgaattttgaaacgtCAATTTTTTGGTTAGTTGTGTAGAATATCAACCACAAAAGAataaatccaaatccaaatgtGCACAAGTAAAACAGTTCCCTTTGCTGTCTAAAAATTGTGGAGCGTTGTCACAGTTATTTCACATTTTGCTGCTTAGTTTGTTTATTCAATCATTCAATTCCAATCCaactttattactactattctCTTTGTTCTTATCAATACCATCTCTAACTCTCTCTTTGCAATGGTTAGTAATTAACACTGTCCACATATGCTTTGTGTGTGCAAAAATGGAGAGATTAATGAAATGTATTATTTTGCAACCACACAGGTTTTGGTTGATAGTCATGGCAGCAAAGACGACGGAGCAATGGTGGATTTTCGTGGAAATCCGGTCGATAAATCAAAAACTGGCGGCTGGCTCGCGGCCGGGCTCATCTTAGGTAACCTATGTACCATGCAATGTGCAGTGACGTAGCTAGGATTTTCGATAAAATTTCCTATAAAATGTAGCTATgctgaaaaaaaaactaaaaatgatTTAACTTTTTTCAATTTGAGACTATATTCGGTTAATTTGGTCTTAACTTATGAGTCTTGTCCTGCATTTTGAGTTAAGGTACGGAACTCTCCGAGAGGATTTGCGTGATGGGAATATCGATGAATATGGTGACGTATCTCGTTGGAGATTTGCATCTCTCGACCGCAAAATCAGCAAACATCGTTACTAATTTTATGGGAACTCTTAATCTACTAGGCCTTGTTGGTGGCTTCGTCGCTGACGCCAAACTCGGTCGTTATATGACGGTTGCTATTGCGGCATCCGTCACGGCTTTGGTAAGAAAAATCCAATGTCCCAAACTACTACATGTCCTAATATGTTACTATGTATAAGGTCATTAAATGTgacattatattatttttatttgaatcaTGTATTGATAGGGAGTGACATTGTTGACATTGGCCACCACCATCCCCAGCATGAGGCCTCCTCCCTGCACGGATCCACGGAGGCATCTATGCGTGGAGGCCAACAGGCGGCAGCTGGCCATGCTCTACACGGCCCTCTACACGATCGCGTTGGGGGGAGGAGGCATCAAGTCTAATGTCTCCGGCTTCGGATCAGACCAGTTCGACTCGTCTGATCCGAAAGAGGAGAAGGCGATGATATACTTTTTCAATAGATTCTATTTTTGCATTAGCCTCGGTTCCCTTTTCGCAGTCACGGTTTTGGTCTACATTCAAGACAATGTGGGGAGGGGGTGGGGCTATGGGATTTCGGCGGGCACTATGATCATCGCGGTTGGGGTGTTGCTAGTGGGGACGGCTTTGTACCGGTTCAAACGGCCTCAGGGAAGCCCCCTGACCGTCATATGGCGCGTCGTCTCCTCTGCTTGGAGGAGGAGACGTTTGCCGTATCCTCCTCAACCTGACATGTTGAATGAGTACTACAATGCCACAGTTCCTCATTCAAATAAACTTAGGTAAatacttttctattttttgctttatttttcCCCGTTTTACTAAACTTGACATCACTGAACTGCAACAGTTCGATGATGTCACTGCTTAGTAGAATTTCAATTTGAGAAAGTATGGTTTATTCTTAAAATTGTTTCACTTTTAGGTGCTTGGACAAGGCATCGGTAATTGAGGGCGACACACCGGCAGACGTGGCCAAAGGCGTCGCTACAACGAAACCCGCAACCGTTACTCAAGTTGAGGAAGTGAAAATGGTGGTAATGCTTCTACCAATATGGTCCACTTGCATACTCTTTTGGACAGTCTACTCCCAAATGAACACATTCACCATTGAGCAAGCCACATTTATGAACCGGAATCTCGGAGGTTTCAAGATCCCAGCCGGAAGcttctccttcttcctcttcatcACAATCCTCCTCTTCACGTCCCTCAACGAGAGGGTCCTCGTCCCCTTAGCCCGATGCGTGACCCACACAAAACAAGGCCTATCCTCCCTCCAGAGGGTCGGGATAGGCCTTGTCTTCTCCATATTCGGCATGGGGGCCTCTGCCCTCGTGGAGATGAGGAGGAGGGACGCCTTCATCAACGACGGCACCAGAATCCACGCGTTTTGGCTCGTGCCCCAATTCTTCCTAGTTGGGGCAGGTGAGGCCTTCGCTTATGTGGGCCAGCTCGAATTCTTCATTCGAGAGGCCCCAGAGAGGATGAAGTCCATGAGCACGGGGCTGTTCCTAAGCACCCTGTCCATGGGCTACTTCGTCAGTAGCGTGCTCGTCACGCTGGTTGACAGCGCGACGAACAAAAAGTGGCTGATGAGTGACCTCAATAGAGGGAAGTTGGATAACTTCTATTGGATGCTTGCACTTTTGGGGGTCTTGAATTTTATGGTGTTTCTTGTGTTTGCAATGAGGCATAGGTACAAGGTGCAGAACTATGTTGTACCTCAGCAAGAGAGTACAAGCACTGATGCAGGTAATATTGCTGCTGAGGTTGCATCAGAAGGAGTTTAATTGATCTTTCATTTTGAAGATTAAGTTGGTAAAGATATGCACACCATggaaaaaaagttttttttccCTTATGTATTACACATTTATTTTGAgatgtgtgtgtgtattgtagtGGAAATGTATCATCTGGATTTTGATTATACAAATATTtgatttgtatatatatttgagtatagttttttttagtttcttttgttcatatgtgatttttttcgtTTGCCACGTCAATCACAATTTTACGATTTACACCTAAATCCAACTTCATGAAACAATTACGAAAATACTGCCACAAAATATTTGAGCAATTGTTGTTTTACTCATGAGGATGAAAACGACCACACCATGCTCGTACCTCTACTCATATTATTGATGacattaattatgaaattaagtACTCATTCCTTCTGTCCGCGAATATGAGTctcgttttttaattttagtccgtccgcgaataagaatcccgattcacttttactataaatggtaatagagtatcacattctactaactcatttcactcctattttatttaaaaataataatatataagtgagatccaaatttcactaactttttcctactcatttttcttacaatttcttaaaattagtGCCGCaaagaaatgagacttttaTTTACAGACGGAAGGATTATATAATGATTTTGTGTAGCGCATATTATTGGTGGCGCACGTTCACAGATTTTGTGTAAGTACCGATATGCCCTTCTAATTTGTCCAAATCCCCAAATTTCGAATTTGGTATTCGGAGGGAAAAAACATAGTTTCGAAAACCACTTGCAAACACACAGACTCTCTCCCAAATCTCTGGGAATTCTGGCAGCCATCTGCAACCTCAGATGGGGGAAATCTTAAGCCCAATTTCTAAACAAAGAGCTCCATTTTCTCCGATTAAAAGCCCTCTCTTCTCAAACGACGACAAGCTGGAGCGAGCTCAGGCGCGTGCAGCACGCGCTGCCGCCATCCGCCGCAAGCCCACCATCGTTTCCACCTCCGTCTCTTCTGATACAGAATCCTGCCTTGGGAAAGAGCAGATCCTCGACTTGTTCCATAACTGCATCAAACTCGCCAGCGAAAATGTTCGCTCTTTCTATCTTTgaattttcttccttttttagaacatttttatcatttatatGTCCATGGCGTGCAGAAAATCAATCAGAAGAACACGTGGGAGCTTAAATTGATAGATCATCTCTGCGAGATTATTACGGTCGAAGACGATGATGGTGATACTGAAACCAATTTTCAGAAGGTATTTCGTATCCCCTTTTCTGCCCTAGGTAGTAATCTAGTTAGAAGTTTGTATTTTGTCTTAAATTGGAATTAATGAGCTGCACATGTGGAAATATATCTTGATTGTGCATTTCATTTTGGGTAGTTCATTACACAAGCATTCAATAACTGGCAGAAGTGAAACGCTTTTAGAAGCTGAAATTTTGTTTAACCAGGTGTTCTGGATTAAAACTTGAGCTAATTAACTTTGAAAACAGGAATAAAAGAGGCATTGTTAAGAAAAAGCAGGTCTTTGTCTTGATGGTAGAATGTGCATCACTTTTCATTGTAACAAGATTATGTTTACTAAATTGAACTGGTGAAAAGCACGAGAATGTGCGTCATTTTGGAATTTTATTTGGTATCACCTATGTCATGCATATGACGAATTAGCCTTGGAGTAATTGCATGATTGATGGTTGCTGGTGGATATCCCTCATCCATATTATTTAGGAAGCGAAAATTACTTTTTCATGAATGTGGGAATGATGTGCCTTTGGATTCTTTTCCTTAAGATTATTTGTAAATTTACATGTAGTAACCGTACTGTAGGCTAGTTGTACACTTGAAGCTGGGGTTAAGATTTATTCAATGAGAGTAGATTCCGTACATTCTGAGGCATATAAAGTTCTTGGAGGAATTAATCGAGTTGGGCTAGAAGATGAAAAAGGTCAGGTTTCACATACCTTCACGATTGGTTTGTTATTTATCTATGAATTTTTGTCCTCTTTTCAGGTTTTACTACTTCAGTTTAAGGGTGACATGTAGTATTGATGCCAAATTCGCATCATTTGGTATATTCTGATTGTGTatgtttcctaatatttattcATACAGATGGTGCTGTTGAGGATGGCAATGTCACTGCTGGAAAAGGGGAAGATGATGAGAAGAAAGAGCAAGGGAGAAAGGTTAAGTGTCTGTCTTGTATTTTATGCTCCTGCAAATATAGTCCACTTTCCTTTTCCACATCTATTAAGAAATGTATTTAAAGTATTTTCGAAAGCTTTAAGTGGCAAAAAACTTTCCAGACTACACAATTACCTACTAATCGAAAAGAAAATTTTCAACTTCAATTATCATTAAGTAGGGCTATATTTAAAGACTATTTAATGTAGCATTGATAAGAAATGGACTGTAATTCTGTAATACAGATGAAAAAGGGAATGTAAGTATTTAGTATTTGATCAAATATGTTGTAAATCTAATAACCTGTGTATTTGGTATTTAATTGTCAATGCAGTTGTCACCTTTGTCAACACTGGAGCCATCTTTTGCCTCCATAAATGTAAAGAAATTTGATGGTAAGTTGTATCTCGTGGCATGGTATCtaataaattatcaaatatTGGTCGTAATATCTGGTGCTATTACTATCTCATTTCTGAATGGTACTCCATTTGGCGTGTGTTAGTCTACCTGTGCCCTTgactttctcttttattttagttgCATTTGCGGTGGATCCTCTCTACCATCAAACATCAGCACAATTCGATGAAGGTGGAGCAAAGGGTCTGTTGCTGAACAATCTTGGAGTGTATGGTAACTGCCAGGTCCTTTTTGATTCATTGGAAGTACCTGGAAAGTGTTCATCCCCCGTGGCTCGAGATGCGGGTGCTGAGATAATTGATCTGTCTTTTGCTAGTGGTAGGTAATGCTGCAGTCTGGATATTCCTGCAAGGATAGATTTGACCTTTTGTGTTTCTTTGAATGCAAATGGTTGGTTTGAACTTGATGCTTGTTGATTAtgttattttgaatttgttcaGAATGCATTGAACAGATGGTGTCGGATATGCTCAAGAGTTCTGAAATATCTCCCAGCCTTGGGGCTATAGTAACTCAATTGGAAACAGATGACCCAAGACATTCTCAATCATTTTCTCCTGGGCAAGTTAATGAAAGACTCGACAGGGATGATGATGTATCTGCCGACACATTTGGGGACTACGGAGCTTGGGATGATGATCATGATGATCAATCAAGTGTGATAGATGAGGAGGCTATTCATAATCACGATACAACGTTCCCAAGCCAGCATGAAGTTCCTTATGTGGTAGATATTTCATTGCTTCAACCTCAACATCGACTTTTTCATGTTTCAATGTCAGAATGAAAGTTATGGGATAGCATGAATCATTTTGCAGGGTGACGAACAGTCAAATGCTTATGACCTCGATGAGGATGGCAGAACTGAGGAAGTTGACGGCTATTTGTTTTTAAGTTTGGGGTTTTCAACCAAGCAAAATGCTTGGGCAGGTCCCAATCATTGGAAATTCCGGAAATCAAAAGGTCAAATTTAGGCTTCACCATGCACCTCAACTGGTTTCTCTTTTTGGCTTCTCTCTTTCTTTGAAATGAAATGCCGACTTCTTCTGCAGAACCTGAGGTTCCAGCTGAGGAAAGTGGATCACCAAAGGCGAAGAAAACGAAAACCAAGAAAGCAGATCTGGATATTGATTTTTCAAACAGTATTGACACTGATATTTGGCAATTAATTGCTCCTCCAAAGAATCCCAAGTCCCTATTACTTCCAGCAAATAGAGCACCTTGCAACACCAGACTTCCTGAAGATTGTCACTACCAACCAGAGGATCTCGTGAAGCTGTTTTTGCTACCCCATGTTTTGGTAAACTTACAACGTCTCACATAGTGCACTTACCTTTTCCATTAATAGGGACGATAAAGTAATATCTATTTTGTTGTATTTTGCTGCAGTGCCTTGGAAAGAATAGAAAGAAGAAAACTGGTAAGTTTTACTGTTATGCTCTGTTGTGTATTGTTACATAAAAGGCGTTGTCTACTTATTTATAATAAGGATACAAAAGTACTAATATAGTGAGATACTAATTACTGTGGTCAGATAATGAAAATCAACAAAGAGATGGGTTTGAAGCAATGCCATCTTGGGATGATGGAGATGATTTCAGTGGCGGCATGGATGATggacatggttatagtgatgccGACGAGCCAACAAGCACCCTTGTTTCTCAACCTCGACAGGTTTGTTGGTCTATAAACATGCCTTAGTCATGCCGTCTTACCTCTCTCTCATATACTTGATTGTACTCAGGTGAGCAAGGTTGAGGTCCAGTATGATAAGACTTCGAAACAAGTAGATGTTCATGCGCTAAAGGAAACGCTATGGGGCCATATACAACTGAATCAAAGCCCAGTTGAGGTAACTAATTTAGATTTTGTACACTGTTATTCCACCACAGCTGCAGTAACACAAACTTGTATAACAAACGTGCCGTTTCAGGAAGAGGCACGGAGCAAAGAGCCTATCTCCTTCAAGCAAGTCTTGGCCAATTTCCCAGATAGCTGCAGAGCAGCAGCATCTGTTAATGACATCTCAACACATTTGTGCTTCATATGCCTTTTACATCTAGCAAACGAGCATGAGCTGCAGATCCTCGGCTCCCCCACCTTGGACGACCTCGGCATACACCTCAAACCCCAAAACTAGCTAACACGATTTGACTTTTGAGGTAACCTCGAAGCTCCACCTAGTTCGCATTGCTGCATTGTGCGCGTTGTGTAGAGTTCTCGTCGTGCGGTATTGAAGTAACCTCACGGATAACAAGACATATGGGTAGTTTTAGTCTTGTATTATATATTGTCCATCGAAGGCATTATAATTTGATCAGGAGCAAGAGTGTTTGCCTCTGATGTTTattgtgttttgttgtgttatCTTAAAAAAAAAAGCTTTTTATGCAAGTATAATTTGTGAATTCTCCATTTCAAATTTCAACCATCTTTCcacttttcttgattttttttaataaaagtataGTAATATCAACTCATTTAAATCCTAATCCTTTCTTAAAATGGATTTTCTTACAGATAGATATGTACACGGACATTAATAGTagatattgttttgttaattaatttactcGGGCAAATCCTAAATTCTATTCCAAATAGAGTAGGAAATACATTTAATTTCcctgtactccctccgttccataatagtgggGGTATTTCTTTTCGgtacagagattaagaaaaattgtgctaagtgagttaagtaaaggaagaataaagtaggaaaggaaaGAGTAGAGAGAtttgttgacttttactaaaaaatgaaatgactgcgctattatggaacgtactaaaatggTTAAATGAcaccactactatggaacggagggagtatatattaattagtGATCATAACATGAAACATTATTCCAAAATAGCAATGGAACCACTCCTTTCCCAAGCTCTCCGTTTGGTCCGTGAAGTAAGATCCGCCTCCCCTGCAGACCTACGGCGAATTCCTCCGTGTCCTGGAACAATACCGCGGAAGAACCATCGATCCTTTCATCGTCGTTTACTCCGTCCAAACCCTCCTCTCCGACCAGCCTAACCTATTCGCCGGCTTCAGCCACTTCACGCCGCGCCTCCATCCCTCCGCCCCGGCCGGGTTCACATGCACCGAGTTCCTGAACCAAGGTGTTGGTCATATCGAATAAATTTCGAATTGTTTGACATTAGTATGATGTATGTAGTTTGATTCTAGCATTTGTTACCATTGTAGTTACATGGATTACATTAGTACGTTATGCAATGTAAGtaatttctctttcttttttaagaTTTCCTTGTTGTTTATATTTGGTTTGATTTTAAGGTTTTAATgtctttaattttattgtttatatttggtttgattttagggttttaatgcgtttaattttataaattaaaaaatttaatgcttattgataccacaaataattttaaaatatcagaATTTATAATCTTACTTTGACTCGATAAAAATATATAGatctatttttatattattaattttataataaaatatttataatgatTTAATTAAGTAGGTATGAGAGTTGCATCATATACACCGGAGCTCAAATAAAACTCTCTATCAACCATCTATTCTAAGTTTAGGATAAGAGATGACAAAACATTAGTGATCAACagagctctctctctctcacacacaacacaaaggTAGCATCTATAGTAGGTTTAACAACAGACTTGACAAAGCAAGCAAATTAGAAACATAATTAGCTAAAACTGTTATGCACAGACAACTAGATTTtgcaatcatcaacaacaaACTCTAACATAACTCAAGCAAATACAAGGTCCAAAATCTAAAACTGCAGCAAAATAACACGGGACCCCAAACAAGCACGTCGTTAATG
Proteins encoded in this window:
- the LOC121811627 gene encoding protein NRT1/ PTR FAMILY 6.4-like, with translation MVLVDSHGSKDDGAMVDFRGNPVDKSKTGGWLAAGLILGTELSERICVMGISMNMVTYLVGDLHLSTAKSANIVTNFMGTLNLLGLVGGFVADAKLGRYMTVAIAASVTALGVTLLTLATTIPSMRPPPCTDPRRHLCVEANRRQLAMLYTALYTIALGGGGIKSNVSGFGSDQFDSSDPKEEKAMIYFFNRFYFCISLGSLFAVTVLVYIQDNVGRGWGYGISAGTMIIAVGVLLVGTALYRFKRPQGSPLTVIWRVVSSAWRRRRLPYPPQPDMLNEYYNATVPHSNKLRCLDKASVIEGDTPADVAKGVATTKPATVTQVEEVKMVVMLLPIWSTCILFWTVYSQMNTFTIEQATFMNRNLGGFKIPAGSFSFFLFITILLFTSLNERVLVPLARCVTHTKQGLSSLQRVGIGLVFSIFGMGASALVEMRRRDAFINDGTRIHAFWLVPQFFLVGAGEAFAYVGQLEFFIREAPERMKSMSTGLFLSTLSMGYFVSSVLVTLVDSATNKKWLMSDLNRGKLDNFYWMLALLGVLNFMVFLVFAMRHRYKVQNYVVPQQESTSTDAGNIAAEVASEGV
- the LOC121810879 gene encoding condensin complex subunit 2-like — its product is MGEILSPISKQRAPFSPIKSPLFSNDDKLERAQARAARAAAIRRKPTIVSTSVSSDTESCLGKEQILDLFHNCIKLASENKINQKNTWELKLIDHLCEIITVEDDDGDTETNFQKASCTLEAGVKIYSMRVDSVHSEAYKVLGGINRVGLEDEKDGAVEDGNVTAGKGEDDEKKEQGRKLSPLSTLEPSFASINVKKFDVAFAVDPLYHQTSAQFDEGGAKGLLLNNLGVYGNCQVLFDSLEVPGKCSSPVARDAGAEIIDLSFASECIEQMVSDMLKSSEISPSLGAIVTQLETDDPRHSQSFSPGQVNERLDRDDDVSADTFGDYGAWDDDHDDQSSVIDEEAIHNHDTTFPSQHEVPYVGDEQSNAYDLDEDGRTEEVDGYLFLSLGFSTKQNAWAGPNHWKFRKSKEPEVPAEESGSPKAKKTKTKKADLDIDFSNSIDTDIWQLIAPPKNPKSLLLPANRAPCNTRLPEDCHYQPEDLVKLFLLPHVLCLGKNRKKKTDNENQQRDGFEAMPSWDDGDDFSGGMDDGHGYSDADEPTSTLVSQPRQVSKVEVQYDKTSKQVDVHALKETLWGHIQLNQSPVEEEARSKEPISFKQVLANFPDSCRAAASVNDISTHLCFICLLHLANEHELQILGSPTLDDLGIHLKPQN